CCAAGATCTGGGATGAGAAAGAGGCCCAGGAGAAACGGAAGGACAAGGTCGTGGAGTTCAGCAAATCCCTCGATCCTGACATCACCTATGACCGTATCAATTCGCTCTTCCATAGTGCTGCGGAAGAATGGCCAGGCATATTCAAGGAAGGCGAGGATATCGAACTGACCAAACGCCACCTGCAAGTCTGCGTTGGACCCATCGAGGGCGTACGTCTCATGGGTTCTAACCTGCGCGTCATGGATGACGCTTTTGAGTATCTTCTTCCCACGGAGGCTAAAAAGAAAAAGGGGCAGTTTTTCACGCCCCGTCATGTGGTTGAGATGTGTGTGCGGATGCTGAACCCTAAACCGGATGAATATGTCTTGGACCCGGCCTGCGGGTCAGGTGGATTTCTGCTGCATGCCATGGACTGGTGCTATCCTGCTCATGACCACGACGCTCGGGAATTGCGCAAATTCAAATATGCCTCAAAATATCTCTGGGGGATCGATTTCGAGACCAGGGCCGCCAAGACATCGCGTGCCCTAATGCTCATTGCTGGCGATGGTCACACCAACATCTTCGGCCCGGATGTGAGCAGTCTCGATCCCAAGACGTGGTATGAGACGGCCTCGGGCCAAGCATTCATGCACGGACTGCGGCAGGGAAAATTGACGGTTAAAAAGATCCCCGAAACGGAGACTCTCCGGGACGACGATCATGCCTGGGAATATTTCGAGGATTTGAAGTTCGACGTGATCCTCACCAATCCCCCTTTCGCAGGGGAGATGAAGGATCGCAAGATGCTCGCCCATTACGAATTGGCCAGGCCTGCCCTCAAACGGGCCAGGGACAAGGCTGCCAAGGAGGAACGAGACGTCCTGTTCATCGAACGAGTTCTGAAGATGCTCAGCCCCGGGGGACGGGCTGCCATTGTCCTTCCACAGGGGAAGTTCAACAATTCCTCTCTCGCCTTCATACGGGAGTGGATTCTTAAAAACGCGCGCCTTCTCGCTGTGGTGGGTCTGCACCCCAATACCTTCAAGCCACACACAGGAACCAAGACATCGGTTCTGTTCTTCCAGAAATACACCAAAGAACAGCTTTCCGGCATTGCAGCGGTGAAACAGGCCGTAGCAGGTGATTGTCCGGACTATCCGGCTGAGATTCGGGCTCTCCTCGAACAGCATCATGGAGAAGAAGACGTCCCGGATGAAGCCATTCCTGATCCGGTGGCCGATCTGATTGCGGAGAGCTTCGGCGAACCAGAGCCCGATGCGGAATCCGTCGCGGATGCCGAGACCGATCCAACGGAGGGGGCCATCTCCATCGCTGCCGAAGAACGTCCGCCATACACCACCCGCGATGCGCAGGAGGCTGCCGAAGACCGTCTTCGCGATTTGCGCGCGGCATTGATTCGCGCCAAGAGT
The DNA window shown above is from Syntrophobacterales bacterium and carries:
- a CDS encoding N-6 DNA methylase; protein product: MTSKLTREIIDRVFKEPGIKYELTEFESLGKPIHEILTVYPKTAETGRDAGKTKYYLKSFIPFPSGNEEAQVYVEGGKSTPEEIVRQLWVYKLIHQYGYRNDEIDLEKSVQFGTEVGTKAADIIVYTDVSKETPKIIVECKKPKRKDGIEQLKSYMNAKGAPVAVWSNGSDSIILYRPYPKEFDDTLFDIPKRGQEPKDVLEAKKTLLQLRREFNFKKIIQDLEELVLADSGKDEFNEIFKLIFAKIWDEKEAQEKRKDKVVEFSKSLDPDITYDRINSLFHSAAEEWPGIFKEGEDIELTKRHLQVCVGPIEGVRLMGSNLRVMDDAFEYLLPTEAKKKKGQFFTPRHVVEMCVRMLNPKPDEYVLDPACGSGGFLLHAMDWCYPAHDHDARELRKFKYASKYLWGIDFETRAAKTSRALMLIAGDGHTNIFGPDVSSLDPKTWYETASGQAFMHGLRQGKLTVKKIPETETLRDDDHAWEYFEDLKFDVILTNPPFAGEMKDRKMLAHYELARPALKRARDKAAKEERDVLFIERVLKMLSPGGRAAIVLPQGKFNNSSLAFIREWILKNARLLAVVGLHPNTFKPHTGTKTSVLFFQKYTKEQLSGIAAVKQAVAGDCPDYPAEIRALLEQHHGEEDVPDEAIPDPVADLIAESFGEPEPDAESVADAETDPTEGAISIAAEERPPYTTRDAQEAAEDRLRDLRAALIRAKSRLIDLDSDLEALNAKQAQEIEAITAQWKGEKKALNDRLKKIREEYKAATKLFQDKQKTKKKALKAEIKQLEKEVPQAQFTLKLLSTRGKLELVLDDPELIGTLKERWIAAEVAKRLDYPIFMAVSERGGKNNSGDYDFLVDENGSLVEFPDGHPQEGQLVVDQDLVNYDLKAEDLSNADEIPEEKLCVAEAFIRFAQEKGFDFWRAD